The Chroococcidiopsis sp. TS-821 nucleotide sequence ACCCGCATTTAAGACTCCGACTCTGACTCCCAGTCGGTCCATTTCATCCGCGATCGCTTGAGGAACTCCGGCTTCGCGATGGCGAATCACCATCATATCAGTTCCCATTGCTAAATACGTTTTTGCGGTATCTAAAATTGTCTCGCCTTTGGTTAGTGATGACGTAGAAGCTGCAAAATTAAGCGTATCTGCGGATAACCGTTTGGCTGCAAGTTCAAAGCTACTGCGAGTGCGTGTCGATGGTTCAAAAAATAAGTTCGCAACAACTTGTCCTTGCAATGTGGGAACTTTCTTTGTTCGTCGCGAGAGTACCTCACGAAAGCTCGCGGCGGTTTGTAAGACTGTATTGTATTCCTCCGGTGTAAAATCTGCAAGTGAAAGAACGTGATGGCGAGTCCAAGTGGTAGTAGCCATGAGAAGTCAGCGTTCGGGGGTTTGTGTTGGGATTGTATCAAATATTTTGCTGTGGTTAAGCTTTCCAACTTCTTGAGAAGCTAATCAAGCCAAGTGTGGCGCGCGCTTTCAGTAGTGAATTTATCAGGTTTTTTCTTGAAAAAAGTTAAATCAAACTACAGCTTTTAGCGTGTATGGATATGGATATTGAGGCGCTACTTCCCACTAACGTACAGTGTTGTAGATTTTGATGTTGTTTGAAGTAGATGTTGACCGAGGCGACGCGCGAGTGCCAGGATAGTGAAAGTAGGAGAGTACGACGAACCAATGGGAAACACCGCTGAACTTGCTACATAGAGATTGTCAGTACCAAACACTCGACAATTTGTGTCAACGACACCCTCTGCAGGATGACTAGCCATTCGAGTTGTACCCATGTGGTGGGCGGCGTCGGTCATTGTTTCCAAACTCGGCGGCTTGTTCCCGAAATCAAGGGTTCCCAGCCCAACTTCTGCAAAACGCTGCGTCAACAGCTGCAGGGTTTTCGCTAGAGAATACCGATCTTGGTCGGTAAAGCACCAATCAACCTCTAGCTTGCGTTGACCTAGTGCGTCGTATTCTGTGCTTAGCTTAACGCGACTGTCCTTGTAAGGAACCTGCTCAGTTGCAAATAGGACTCGGTAGCTGGCAACTCGTCCATTACCGTCTTGACACGTAGGACGACCCCGCAAGGTTCGCCATACGGAACCTATTATTGGTATCTCGTAAATCGGTCTCAGATTCACGATATGCTCAAGCAGCTTTTGCTCTCGTTGGGTGGCGTCGTCAAGCGCAAAGCATATACCAAAACGCGGTCTTGGGTTGTGTTGTAGTTCGCGCGCATATTGTCGAGTTAAAGGACCTGCCTGTAGCCTGCCAGTAGCGTGTTTCGGATGGTCAGAATAAAAGCGACCGACTAGATCGTATGCATTGCCGATTCCATTCGGAAGTTGACGATTTGAGGCAAGTAGCAGGCGCGCGGCTTCAAAAGCCCCAGTCGCAATAATCACTACTTTGCCCTCGACGATGAGTTCTCGACCTTCCAGCGATCGGCAAACAACGGCGGTTACGCGTTGGCAGGAATCGTCAAGTCTGAGCTCGGTTGCAGTCGCGCCTAAGACAACGTGCAAGTTTTGCGAGCGGCGCATCTCGTCACCAAAGCGATTTGCTGTGCGTGTGGGTGTTTGCTCCCAGTAGAAACTGCTCATTTTCAAGCCACCTGTGGTAAGCTTGGCTCGCAGAGCCATAATTTCAGGACGTACAGCTTCTGCCTCTAAATCACCAAAACCGTAATCTTTTGCTAGCATTCGGTAGTACTCCAACAGCTCGGCGAAGCGTATTGGCCAGCTACTGTTGGCAATCCACGGTCTACCCTCAATATCTAAGGGTTGCAGGTATTTCCATTTGCCTGTCCAGATGTTGCTTGTGCCACCAAACTGACGCACGCGACTGACTCCACGTAGCTCAGGTGGTAAGTATTGATGGTAGTAAGAGTTGGGATTTCGTTCGCGATGGCGTTTGCCTATGAAGACCGTATCATTCAATGCCTGAATCGATGGCTCGAATTGCTCGCGTCCACTTTCTACAAGTATCACCTCTCGACCATGACGCGCCAGGTATGTTGCTAACTCTGCTCCTGCGATTCCAGAGCCAAGTACAACTACCTGCGCCCGTAGTTGCAGTTGCTCGCCCAACTCAAGAATATCGGTAATCATATAACATCTACTTTGTTAAGGTCTTCAATGTTGAAGTATTTACTGCCACCGTCATCGTCGTGATTTATAAATTATCAAAAATTATCTAGTTGCTCAAAGAATTATTTAAATGCGATCGCATTTTTAATGTTAATGGCAGATGGGAATATAGCTATAAGTGACTTGAATTTCTTGCAGATTTTTGCTCAACGTACACCTGCCGAAGTAAGTCTGGGTTTAGTGACAATAAAACCTGGTAGCGATCCGCAGCAAGTACAGCTATTTAAAGGCTAGATTACCTAATGATGTCAAAGTATTAACGCATGAAGAGTTTGTCAAAACGGAAAAAACATAATGGACTAATAATACGCTAATTAGGTTTAGCAGAACCAACTGCGGCTTTAGATAGCAAATCAGGACGCGATGCTGTTGTGGAGTTAATGCAACAATTAGCGAAAGAACAGGGAACGACAATTTTACTAGTGACTCGCGGTAACCGTATTTTATATTGCAGAGCGCATCATATAGAAGACGGACAATTAGCTTAAAATACCAAACTTGCAACAGCAGTATCAGATGGTTGAAACAAAAGGTGCAGTTGTTGTTATAGGTACGTCTACAGGAATTAGTGCAGCGCGTGCGCTACGTCTAGATCAATCGAAGTTTCTGGCGTACGCACAGATGCACAAGCGTTGCATGCGCAAGCCTCGCCACAGTGGACGCCGATTTTTTTTGATGTGACGGCTCTTGACTCGATTACCGCCGCTACGCAAAAGATAGCGATCGCCGACAAATCTATACTTCAATCTGTATATTGAGCTAAATATATTTGCTTTACTTATATATTTAATAATTCAAATTTAAGTTTTAATTTTCTAAAGATAAAGCTTACTTTCAATTATGAGAAAAATATGAATCAACGATGAATCGAATATGAGAAAAAAACCATAGATTTTCGCTGAAAAATCAGGTAAAACAATAGAGTAACGAAAGAAGTTAACAAGATCAATGCAACCGACGGCTACTTTAATTTTAGCACTAGGATTAGCAGCAGATGCCTTCGCAGTTTCAGTTGCTAGTGGCTTAAAAATCAAATACGTCAAAGTGCGTAAAGCTTTGAAGATTGCAGTTTTTTTTGGAGGCTTTCAAGCTATTATGCCCTTAATCGGGTGGATGGCAGGATTTAGTTTAAGAACCATTTTAGCCGCAATTAGCCACTGGGTAGCTTTTAGTATTCTTTGTCTAATTGGTGGAAAGATGATTTATGAAGCCTATCAAGAAGACGAAGAAAAGGATTTTAACCCTTTGTGTAATTCTACCTTATTGGCGTTAGCTATTGGGACAAGTATTGATGCTTTAGCAGTTGGTTTAGGTTTTGCTCTTCTAGATAATTCTGTTTTTTCTATTATTACTGCCATCGGATTTGTTACTTTTTGGTTAACATTTTTCGGCGTTTTTATTGGTAATAAATTTGGCAATCTTTTTCAAAACAAAATTGAGATAATAGGAGGGGGAATTTTAATTGCAATTGGTGGTAAAATCTTAATAGAAAATCTGGCAAATGTTTCCGTTTAAATAAACACCTAGATATGCAGGAATATTCTGGCCGTATAAAGATAGATTAAAATACCAAAAACATCGACAATCGTAGCACTGAGAGGCGCGGACATCAAAGCAGGATCGAAGCCTAGAAATTGAAAGAGAAACGGTAAAAAAGCCCCAGAAATTGTACCAATAATAGAAATAGTAAATAGGCTAAAGCCCACAATTATTGCTACAGTAGGATCGTTTTGTAGCAGTAAAGCCTCTCCAATAACAATTAGCCCTAGCATTGCTCCCAGTAAAATTCCAGCGATCGCTTCTCTTCCTAATACAGGCAATAAGCGATTTTGAGTGGGAACATCCGAGTTGAGTCCGCGTACAACTACAGTTGCTGCTTGAATACTAACATTGCCACCACTAGCAAGCAGTAAAGGAATAAAAATCGCTAAAACAACAACTTGTTGCAAGACATCTTCTTGGCTTTCGATCACTGCTGCAGTAATAGTATTTGTAATGAGTAAGACAAATAGCCAACCTATTCTTCTACGGGTGACAGCTAAGGGATTGCTAGGAAAATAACTACGAGCATCTTGAGTTTCTTCTAAATTGCTATCAGCACTTGGTGCGTACAAAAACTGAAATAGCTGTTCTTTGTCGTCCTCAGATAAATTGTTGATAACGTTGCTAGTAAGTTGATTGTGAAAATCTTTTTTTAACTGTTGCTTTAACTCACTATCTAAGAGTTCATAAACTGCGATCGCTTGACTTCTATGTAGTAGATAGAAAGCTTGACTTTGCAAATGTGATGGTAATGCGGCAATTTGGTGAGCAATCTCTGCTGGTTGCTCTTTAGCGAGTAAGTCTGTTACCTGTTGAGTCTTATTTTCCTCCAAAAGCGTTAGTAAAGGGGGAACGATAGGTAGTGCATCTACTGTTGTTTGTGTAGATGAATCTCGATCGTGCAGCAAAGTGTTTCCTCCGAAGTGTGCTTTTATTTTAGAGTGCAATAAAAAAGTAGTGTGCTTCTATATAAGCAGCTTATAGCTGCTGAATACATTACCCAGTAGAAAGAGTTGTATCATTCTCAATTCCAGTACGCGATTAGAGGATAGCCAAACCAAAGATGACTCCTTCGCAATACATAAATTCCTCATTGCGCTGAGTTAGGTAAGTAGGCGATCGCTTTTAGACTGTAAGTTTAATCGGAGTCACCCCTTGACGTAACTCGCGCTGTCGATGCAGCCAAGACAGTTTGACCGGAATGCGAATTAAAGGCGCGAGGACACTTGCGCCCCAGCGAAGGAAAGCACTATTTTCTAAAAGTTCAGCTTGCGCTGCTTCTTGGCTTTGCAACCTTTGTGCTTTAATAATCTCAGGTTCTCTTTGAGACTGAACTTGCGGTAACGCCGCATCAATTTTTGCAGGGTCACCTTGAGTCAAGCAGGGTACTAAATAATTTGCCGCAGCGATCGCATCGCGCAACGCCATATTAATCCCTTGGGCGCGGATTGGTGACATTGGATGTGCTGCATCGCCTAGTAGTAGTACACCAGGTTGATACCACTGCGGACACCGCCCGACAACAACGGATAATAATACTGGTCGTTCAATTGTCGCTGCTGACTCGCGAAAATGTTCGGCTAGCCATGCTGGAGACGCAGAGGCAAAGATTTCAGCCCAGTTGTCAACTTGCTGCCAATCTTGCGAAAAATCTTTAGGAAGTGTCCAACCTAAGTGTAAATCTCCTTCGGAACCGCGAAACAATCCGAACGCGTAGCGATCGCACACAATCGAATAAAAGATATTCTCCGACGGCAAACGCGGACTATCGGCTAATTTGAACCACAAAATATCAAAGCTGTGCGATTGTTGCTCTAAAGCTAAGTTCGCGCGTTGCCGTACAATTGAATTGCGCCCGTCGGTGCCAATTACTAAATCTGCATCAAAAGAACGTCCATCACTTAGTTTGACGCCGCTAACTCGTTGATTCCACAATAAATCTTGTACCGCAGTTCCTTGAACAAACTCAAAATGAGGATAATTGCTAGCTGCATCCATCAAGGCTTCTAGTAAAGCTGGTTGCGAAACCAACGTGCAAGGCTGACCATTCGGTTCAATTGGTTCATCCACGCGGAAAAGCGATCGCTTGTTAATAATGATCTCCCAAGCATCTAAAGGTTGATGTGGAATGCGTTCTATAATAGGTAATAATTCCATTTGTGCGAGCGCATCCAAGCCACTCGGCATTAATCCTTCACCGCGAAAAGTTCGCCGAAAGTTACGCGCTGCTTCAATTAACGTGACACGAATACCGCGTTTTACCAACAGAAGTGCTAGCGTTGCACCCGCAGGACCTGCTCCGACAATGATGACTTGAGACATATCCTTAATTTAGCTTAAGAAGGCAGAAGGCAGGTGACAGGAGGCAGAAGTTGAGAACATTGTATTTCTGGTGCTACGTGTCTCAAAACATATCTTTTTTGTTTGTTTCCAGTAAATTGAGTACGTTGCAGCCATCAATATTGAGACAAAATAAATTCTTCTTTTCTACCTTCAGTCTTCTTCCTTCTACATTTCTTTCCTATATCAATCTTGAATAGACCTGCTGCAAGAAGACTAGAAAAGCGTGGCAGTTGGAAACAGGGGGTTGCAAAGAGGAGTAAAAGTATGGTGAGAGTCAACAAATCGAGGCACTGCCATGTCTGACACTGATTGACAAAACCTTTCAACCACAGAGTTCCAGCGATTATGTGGAATCAGTCGCGCTTTGTTGGACGAGATGGTTGCGGTCTTG carries:
- a CDS encoding GMC oxidoreductase: MITDILELGEQLQLRAQVVVLGSGIAGAELATYLARHGREVILVESGREQFEPSIQALNDTVFIGKRHRERNPNSYYHQYLPPELRGVSRVRQFGGTSNIWTGKWKYLQPLDIEGRPWIANSSWPIRFAELLEYYRMLAKDYGFGDLEAEAVRPEIMALRAKLTTGGLKMSSFYWEQTPTRTANRFGDEMRRSQNLHVVLGATATELRLDDSCQRVTAVVCRSLEGRELIVEGKVVIIATGAFEAARLLLASNRQLPNGIGNAYDLVGRFYSDHPKHATGRLQAGPLTRQYARELQHNPRPRFGICFALDDATQREQKLLEHIVNLRPIYEIPIIGSVWRTLRGRPTCQDGNGRVASYRVLFATEQVPYKDSRVKLSTEYDALGQRKLEVDWCFTDQDRYSLAKTLQLLTQRFAEVGLGTLDFGNKPPSLETMTDAAHHMGTTRMASHPAEGVVDTNCRVFGTDNLYVASSAVFPIGSSYSPTFTILALARRLGQHLLQTTSKSTTLYVSGK
- a CDS encoding manganese efflux pump MntP family protein, which gives rise to MQPTATLILALGLAADAFAVSVASGLKIKYVKVRKALKIAVFFGGFQAIMPLIGWMAGFSLRTILAAISHWVAFSILCLIGGKMIYEAYQEDEEKDFNPLCNSTLLALAIGTSIDALAVGLGFALLDNSVFSIITAIGFVTFWLTFFGVFIGNKFGNLFQNKIEIIGGGILIAIGGKILIENLANVSV
- a CDS encoding magnesium transporter, with protein sequence MLHDRDSSTQTTVDALPIVPPLLTLLEENKTQQVTDLLAKEQPAEIAHQIAALPSHLQSQAFYLLHRSQAIAVYELLDSELKQQLKKDFHNQLTSNVINNLSEDDKEQLFQFLYAPSADSNLEETQDARSYFPSNPLAVTRRRIGWLFVLLITNTITAAVIESQEDVLQQVVVLAIFIPLLLASGGNVSIQAATVVVRGLNSDVPTQNRLLPVLGREAIAGILLGAMLGLIVIGEALLLQNDPTVAIIVGFSLFTISIIGTISGAFLPFLFQFLGFDPALMSAPLSATIVDVFGILIYLYTARIFLHI
- a CDS encoding FAD-dependent oxidoreductase, translated to MSQVIIVGAGPAGATLALLLVKRGIRVTLIEAARNFRRTFRGEGLMPSGLDALAQMELLPIIERIPHQPLDAWEIIINKRSLFRVDEPIEPNGQPCTLVSQPALLEALMDAASNYPHFEFVQGTAVQDLLWNQRVSGVKLSDGRSFDADLVIGTDGRNSIVRQRANLALEQQSHSFDILWFKLADSPRLPSENIFYSIVCDRYAFGLFRGSEGDLHLGWTLPKDFSQDWQQVDNWAEIFASASPAWLAEHFRESAATIERPVLLSVVVGRCPQWYQPGVLLLGDAAHPMSPIRAQGINMALRDAIAAANYLVPCLTQGDPAKIDAALPQVQSQREPEIIKAQRLQSQEAAQAELLENSAFLRWGASVLAPLIRIPVKLSWLHRQRELRQGVTPIKLTV